The Pantoea sp. Lij88 sequence ACTGTGATTGATGGTGATCATCATCTGGTCATTATCATCATTTAAGAATGGCGATGATTATTTTCAGTAGTGCAATAATTAACCGGTCAGTTAATTAAATATAATTACAGTTAATTTCTAAGGTTTTACTGATGCCTTACGCTTTCCTGACGGTTTCGGAATGCTGGCCTGTTAAAACTTAACTCAAATTTATGTTTTGGCCGCAGGCGTATTCATTCACCCGGCCTTCACACCGGGGCACCGTATGCGGAGCGTTTCATATGACAAATCAGATTTTACAGCGGCCTGTGGCCGTACAGCACAACGTGCGTGAACTGCGCGTTGCTGCCGGTCTCTCTCAGGAGATTGCAGCAGAACGTTTTGACCTGAGCCAGCGCGTCTGGCAGACCAAAGAGGCATCGAAAAATCCCGCGCTGCTCAGCCAGGGCGAGTATGAACTGCTGCTGCTGCTGGCCGGAGAGCATCCCAATTTTGAACTGGTGCCGAAGCTGAAAAAGTAAGGCTGGCAGCCGCTATTTTCCTGAAGTTAAGTCATGCCAGGCCGATATACAGAGACAAGCGAAGCGCATTGATGGCTCGTCTGATAAGCCCTGGCCAGATGATTCTGGCGTGGTCCGCCCTAAGCCGCTGATCCGCCGCAACCTCTCTGCCAGGCCAATTTTATTAACTGGCGCTTCATTGTCTGCGGTGCCAGCTTCATCGGGCTCAGCGCGGCAACCCGTTGCTGCAGAGTTCACTGACGGGCCTTTCTTCCGGCAGCGGGTCGGCAGCAAATTCTGCATGTCCTGTCTGATTGAACGTGTCCTCTTTACGCTGTGTCATGCCGGCCACAGCAGATTATATCTGAGGGGAGTTACGCTGAAACGTCCAGTTTATCATGATGCCGAGGCGGCTCGTCTCGACGCACTCAGGCAGTATAACCTGATGGATTCACCGCCAACTGATGCGCTGGATCGTCTCACCACGCTTGCTGCGCGACTGTTTAAAGTGCCGGTTGCTTTTGTGTCACTTATCGACGAGAAGCGGCAGTTCTTTGCCTCCCGCTACGGTCTGAATATCTCAGGTACTTCGCGCAACGTCGCCTTCTGCCACCATACGCTGGCGAAGGGCGATATCCTCTGCGTGCCTGATACCCTGAAAGATCCGCGTTTTCGTGACAGTCCGCTGGTTCATGGTTACCCCTTTATCCGCTTTTACGCGGGGATTCCGCTTTCAACGCCGGATGGCCATCATATTGGCACGGTCTGCCTGACTGACAGCCACCCGCGTGAGCCGCTGACGGCAGAGGATCGAAAGCATCTGACCGACATTGCCGCGCTGGTGATGGATCGCATGGAGATGCACCGTCTGGAGTTACTGCGCTACACCAGCCAGCAGCGGCTTGAGGCGATCTCATCTACTTCACCTGACGCTATTGTCTGCACCGACCTGCGGCGCGGCATCACCTTCTGGAATCCGGCCGCCACGGCGCTGTTCGGC is a genomic window containing:
- a CDS encoding transcriptional regulator, whose translation is MTNQILQRPVAVQHNVRELRVAAGLSQEIAAERFDLSQRVWQTKEASKNPALLSQGEYELLLLLAGEHPNFELVPKLKK